From Curtobacterium sp. MCBA15_012:
CAGGCACCGGGACGCGGGACGCGGGACTCGGGTCGCGGGTCGCGGGACGCGGGTCGCGGGTCGCGGGTCGCGGGACGAGCGGGCCTCACGCGAGCGCGCGCACCGCCCCGACGGCCTCGGCGACGGACCGCACGACGACCGGGACGTCCTCGTCCCGCAGCCCGGCGTCGAACGTCAACCGCAGTGCCGTCCGCGCCACGTCCTCGCGCAGCCCGAGGGCCGTGAGCACGTGCGAGGCATCGGTGCTGCCCGCCGCGCACGCGCTCCCCGAGGACGACACCACGTCCCGTTGCTCGAGCTCGAGCAGGACCGTCTCGCCGGTGACCGCGGGGGCGACGCCGGGGACGGCCGGGAAGCAGAACGACGCGTGACCGGGCAGCCGGTGCGTCGGCGAGCCGGTCAGGACCGCGCCCGGGACGCCGGCGAGGACCCCGGCGACGACCGCGTCGCGCGTCGTCGTCGCCCGGGCCGCGGCGGCCGCCCGCTCCCCCGCCGCGAGGGCGAGCGCGGTCGCGACGGCGACCGCCCCGGCGACGTCCTCGGTACCCGAGCGCCGCCCGCGCTCCTGCCCGCCGCCGTGCAGGAGCGGTTCGATCGGGACACCCCCGCGCAGGGCGAGGACGCCGGTGCCCTTCGGCGCGCCGAGCTTGTGCCCGGACAGCGACAGCGCGTCGACGCCGAGCCGGTCGAGGCCGATCGGCAGCCAGGGCGCGCTCTGCACCGCGTCGGTGTGGAAGCGGGCACCGACCGTCCTCGCCACGGCGGCCAGGGCGGGGACGTCCTGCACCGTCCCGACCTCGTTGTCGGCGTGCGCGATCGACACGAGGGTGGTGTCCGGCCGGAGCACCGCGGCGAGCGCATCGGGGTGCACGACGCCGTCTCGGTCGACCGGCACCACGGTCAGGGTGAACCCGTGGTGGCGCTCCAGGTACCGGCAGCTCTCGAGCACCGCCTCGTGCTCGATCGCGCTCGTCACGACGTGCCGGCCGCGGGGTGCGGCGAGGGCGATGCCCTTCACCGCCGTGTTCGCGCCCTCGGTGCCGCCGGTGGTGAACACGACCTCGCCCGGACGGCAGCCGAGCACGGCAGCGACGGTCGCGCGGGCGTCGGCGAGCGCCCGGGCAGCGGCGTCCCCGACCCCGTGCGTCGACGAGGGGTTGCCGAAGACCCCGGTGAGGTAGGGCCACATCGCCTCGAGCACCTCCCGCCGGACGGGCGTGGTCGCGGCGCGGTCGAGGTAGAACACGACGGGACGCGGGACCGGCTCAGGCCCCGGCGGGCGTGGCGTCGCCCGGGCCGGCGGTCACGACGACGTCGAGCCCGAGGTCGAGCGCGCGTGCCGAGTGGGTGAGTGCACCGACCGAGACGACGTCCACCCCGGTCGCGGCGATCGCGGCGACCGTGGTGAGCGAGACCCCGCCCGAGGCCTCGACGAGCGCGCGCCCGGCGACGATGCGGACGCCCTCGACGAGCTGCTCGGGGGTGAAGTTGTCGAGCATGATCGTGTCGACCCCGGCGGCGACCACGGGTTCGACCTGGTCGAGCCGGTCCACCTCGACCTCGACGTGCACGGTGTGCCCGAGCCGGCGCCGCGCGCCCGCGACCGCGTCGCCGATGCTCGTGCCCTGCGCGGTGAGGACGGCGAGGTGGTTGTCCTTCGCGAGGACGGCGTCGGACAGCGAGGAGCGGTGGTTGTGCCCACCGCCGCACCGCACCGCGTACCGCTCCAGTGCCCGCAACCCGGGCGTCGTCTTGCGGGTGTCGGTGACCCGGGCGCGCGTCCCGGCCACGGCCTGCACGTACGCGGCCGTCGCCGTCGCGATCCCGGACATGCGCTGCGCCAGGTTCAGGCCGACGCGTTCCGCCCGCAGCACCGCCCGCGCCGACCCGCTGACGGTCGCGAGCACGTCCCCCGCGGCGAAGGGCGCGCCGTCCGGCACGTGCAGGACGGTCTCGACGGTCGGGTCGACGGCACGCACGACGGCCGCGAAGACGAGGCCGCCGGCGAACACGCCCGGCTCACGGGCGGCCAGGGTCGCGGTCGCGGTCGCGTCGGCGGGGATGAGCGTCTCGCTGGTGACGTCGCCCCAGGGCGCGTCCTCCTCGAGCGCCGTGTCGATCACGCGTCGCAGCACGTGCGGCGGGATCGTGCCCGGGTCGACGACGGCGGGCGCGGCTGCGGTGCGCTCGGTGGTGCTGGTCATGCGGGGACTCCCTGCGGGACGGCGGCGGACACCCGGACCCACGCGGTGCTGGCCGGTGCGGTCGGGTCGGTTCGGGGGTGGTCGGTGCGGGCGTGCGCGCCGCGGGACTCGGTGCGCGCCTCGGCGGCGAGCGCGGTGAGGCGCGCGAGGTCGAGCAGCGCGCGGTCCTCGTGCTCGCGGACACCGGTGGGGGCCGGGACGGCGAGCGCCGCGAGTGCGCTCCGCGCGGCGGCGAGGCCGTCGGCGTCGCGGAGCAGGCCGACCCGGTCGGTCATCTCGGTCTGGAGCGCCCGGCGGACGGATGCGGCGTCGACGGCGCTGGGCGCGCCTCCCGGCCGGGTCGCGGGGTCCGGGCCGGCGTCGACGACGCGGGACGTGCCTCCCGACCGGCTCGCGGTGTCGCGACCCGCAGACGGCTCGCGACGGACCGGTCTGGAGGCACGGTGCACGCCCGCCGTGCGGCTCGCGTCGTCGGGGCCGTCACCACCGGAGCCGGCGCGCACTCCCTGCACGTCGGCGTCCGGCACCTGCGTGACCGGCAGGTCCGCGTCGCCGCGCAGCCGGAGCCGCGCCGGACGCGGCGCGTCCACGGCGTCCGCGGCGCGGACGGCGAAGACGAGCCCCTCGAGCAGGGAGTTCGACGCGAGTCGGTTCGCGCCGTGCACGCCCGTGCAGGCGACCTCGCCGACGGCGAGCAGGCCGGGCAGGCTGGTCCGGCCCTCCGCGTCGGTGGCGACGCCGCCCATCGCGTAGTGCGCGGCCGGGGCGACCGGGACGCCCTCACGGGTCCAGTCGAACCCCGCCGCCCGGGTCGCACGGGTCAGTCCCGGGAAGCGGCGGACGAGGTGGTCCGGGTCGAGGCCGGTCGCGTCGAGGAGCACGGGCTGCCCGCCCTGCTCGCGCACCGCGGCCGCGATGCCCCGTGCCACGACGTCGCGCGGTGCGAGCTCGGCGGCCGGGTGGACGGCGGTCATGAAGCGGCGGCCGGCGGCGTCGCGGAGCACGGCGCCCTCGCCGCGGACGGCCTCGGAGACCAGCCCGCCGTCGGGCACGGCGAGCCGGGTCGGGTGGAACTGCACGAACTCCAGGTCGGCGACGACCGCACCGGCACGCCAGGCCGCCGCCACGCCGTCACCGGTCGCGACGAGCGGGTTCGTGGTCTCCTGGAACAGGTGCCCGGCGCCGCCCGACGCCAGGACGACCGCGTCGGCGTCGATGCGCCGCGGTTCGCCGAACAGGTCGAGCACGTCGACGCCGACGACCGCGCCGTCGCGGACGACCAGGTCGGTCAGGCAGGTGCGCTCCAGGATCGTCACGTGCCGGCGGTGCAGTGCCGCGACGAGCGTGCGTTCGATCGCGGCTCCGGTCGCGTCGCCGTCGGCGTGCAGGACCCGCCACCGCCCGTGCGCCGCCTCACGCCCGCGGGCGAGGTCGTCGCCGTGGCGGTCGAGGCTCGCCGGGTCGGTGGTCCGGTCGAACGGCACGCCGAGCGCGAGGAGGTCGCGGACGCGGGCCGGCCCGTCAGCGCAGAGCACGGCGACGGCCCGGTCGTCGGCGCTGCCGGCCGCCGCCGTGTGGGTGTCCTCCTCGTGCAGGCCGACGCGGTCGTCGGCGCCCAGGGCGACGGCGACCCCGCCCTGGGCGTACGCGGTGGCACCGTCGGTGAGTGCCCCCTTCGTCACGAGGGTGACGTCGTGCCGGGCGCTGGCGCGGATCGCGGCGGTGGTCCCGGCGATGCCGGAGCCGACGATGACGACGTGCACGGTGTCCGCCGGTGGTCCGTCAGCCGCGCGGCTTCGCGGCGAGCATGCGCTCGAGCGCGACCCGGGCATCGGCCTGCACCGCTGCGGGGACGGCGACCTCGTTGAGGACCTCGCCGCGCACGAGCGCCTCGAGGACCCACGCGAGGTAGCCCGGGTGGATGCGGTACATCGTCGAGCACGGGCAGACCACGGGGTCGAGGCAGGTGATCCGGTGCTGCGGGTACTCGGCGGCGAGGCGGTTCACCATGTTGATCTCGGTGCCGATCGCGAACGAGGACGGCTCGGTCGCCGCAGCGACGGTCCGGCGGATGAGGTCGGTGCTGCCCGCGACGTCCGCCGCGTCGACGACGGCCATCGGGCACTCCGGGTGGACGATGACCGTCACGTCCGGGTCCTCGCGGCGGGCCTGCTCGATCTGGTCGACCGTGAACCGACGGTGCACCGAGCAGAAGCCGTGCCACAGGACGACGCGGGCGTCGAGCAGGGTCTGCGCGTCGTTGCCGCCGCCGGCCAGGCGCGGGTTCCACATCGGCATCAGGTCGGTGCTGATCCCCATCGCCTTGGCGGTGTTGCGGCCGAGGTGCTGGTCGGGGAAGAACAGCACGCGCTGCCCCCGCTCGAAGGCCCACTCGAGGACGGTCGCGGCGTTCGAGCTCGTGCAGACGATGCCGCCGTGCCGTCCGCAGAACGCCTTGAGGTCGGCGGCGGAGTTCATGTACGTGACGGGGACCACCGGCACGCGGCCGTCGGCGTCGGGTTCCGTGCCGTAGAGCGCCTCGAGCTCGGCCCAGGCCGCCTCGACGCTGTCGATGTCGGCCATGTCGGCCATCGAGCAGCCGGCGGCGAGGTTCGGCAGGATCACCCGCTGCTCGTCGCGGGCCAGGATGTCCGCCGTCTCGGCCATGAAGTGCACGCCGCAGAACACGATCGCCTCGGCGTCCGGCTTCGTCAGCGCGGCGTTCGCGAGCTGGAACGAGTCGCCGAGGAAGTCCGCGTGCCGGACGACCTCGTCGCGCTGGTAGAAGTGCCCGAGCACGACGACCCGGTCGCCGAGGGTGGCCTTCGCCCGCTCGATGCGCTCGTGCAGCTCGTCGTCGCTCGCGGTCTTGTACTCGTCGGGCAGCTGGCCCTGGCGCGGGGCGGTGGTCGGGATGACGTCGGACATCGACGAGCCCGGACCGTAGCCCGGGCGCGTGTCGAAGTCCCAGGTCGGCAGCGCGAGGTCGGGGGTGCAGGTGCTCCCGGCGGCCTTGCCGTTGGAGATGAGGTCGATGGTCGTCGCGATGGACACGTCGGTTCCTATCGGGTGGGGGTGGAGTGGGCGGCGGCGGCTGCCGTCGGGGCTGGCTGGGCGGCGGGGTCTCGGTGGACTGCAGCGTGTGCGGCGGCTCGCGCGTCGGTCAGCGGGCCGTTGTCGGCGTAGGCGAGGTCGGGGTTCGAGCGGTACAGACGGGCCGGCCGGTGCCGGTCGCCGCTCGTCGTCTCGTCGGTGGGCAGGACGGCGTCCGACTGCGCGACCTGGCGCCGGAAGTTCGCCGGGTCGAGCCGGCGGCCGAGCACCGCCTCGTACACACCGCGCAGCTCGGCCAGGGTGAAGCGGTCGCCGAGGAACGCCTGCGCGATCCGCGAGTACGACATCTTGTTGCGGAGGCGCCAGAGGGCGTAGGCGACGATCCGGTCGTGGTCGAACGCGAGCGGCGGGTGCTCGTCGGCCAGGAACCAGCGCACGTTCCAGTCGTCGGGCACCGAGCTGGCCTCGTCCGGGTGCACGAGGGCCCAGTAGACGATCGACACGACCCGGCTCGGCGAGCGGTCGACGTCGCCGAACGCGTAGAGCTGCTCGAGGTACCGCGGCTGCACGTTCGTCGTCTCGCGGAGTCGGGCGGCCGCCGAGTCCTCGAGCCCTTCGTCGGGGCGGACCCAACCGCCGGGCAGCGCCCACGATCCCTCGTGCGGCTCGGCGACGCGGCGCACGAGCGGCATCCACAGCGCCGGGGCACCGGTGTCCGGGTGCGGGCGCAGCGCCACGATCACGGTCGAGACCGCGACGCGGATGAGGGGGTCTGAGGCAGAGGTCATCGTCCTGGGGTGTCCGTCCCGGGATCGTGCGCGAACGGGACTTAGGGTTTGTTTGACTGTAAGTGTTGGGGTGGAGTTGACACTATCACCGTGTTCACCGGATCGGAACAGCGCCGAAACGAGCGGCGTCGCCGTCGGGCATAGGTTCGGGCCATGACGACGGTGACGAGGATGCACGCCGTGGTGTCGGGGACGGTCCAGGGGGTCGGGTTCCGGTACTGGACCGCGCGGAAGGCCGACGGGCTCGAGCTCGCCGGGTACGCGCGGAACCTGTTCGACGGGACGGTCGAGGTCGAGGCGGAGGGGCCCTCGGCCGCGGTCGATGCCCTGATGGCCTTCCTGCACAGCGGACCGCCCTCCGCCACGGTGACCGACGTGTCGCTCCGGACGGTCGTGCCGCACGGGGACGCCGAGGGGTTCGCGATCCTGCACTGAGGGTCGCGGGGCTGCGCCGAATCGAGCAGATCTCGCGGAAGCGGAATACTCGCATCCACTCAGGGTGTTGCCGTGTCTGCGCCCCGTGCGCCGTCCCACCACGCCGTGACCCCGTCAGGAGCCCGCATGACCCAGGCCGTCGATTCCGCACCCCGCACCGGGAGCGTCTCGCAGCCCTCCCCCGGTGAGACCCGACTCGTCATCGGGCTGCTGCTCGTGTCGGCGTTCGTCGTGATCCTCAACGAGACCATCATGGGCGTCGCGCTCCCCCGGCTGATGGACGACCTCGACATCAGCGCTGCGACGGGCCAGTGGCTCACGACCGGCTTCCTGCTCACCATGGCGGTCGTGATCCCGGTCACCGGCTTCCTGCTGCAGCGGTTCGCCACGCGCCCGGTCTTCATCGCGGCGATGACCCTGTTCTCCGTCGGCACCCTGGTCGCCCTCACCGCGACGGGCTTCCCGATGCTCCTCGTCGGCCGCATCGTGCAGGCGAGCGGGACCGCGATCATGATGCCGCTGCTCATGACGACGGTGCTGAGCCTCATCGAGCCCGCCCACCGCGGCCGCGTGATGGGGAACATCTCGATCGTCATCTCGGTGGCCCCGGCCATCGGGCCGACGATCTCGGGGCTCATCCTCAACGCGTTCGACTGGCGCTGGCTGTTCGGGTTCGTCCTGCCGATCGCGGTCGCCGCGCTCGTGCTCGGCGCCGTGAAGGTCCGCAACGTCTCGACGCCGCGCGAGGCACCGCTCGACGTCCTGTCCGTCGTGCTGTCCGCCGTCGCGTTCGGCGGTCTGGTGTTCGGGCTGTCCAGCTTCGGCGAGTCCGGGTCGACCGGGCCTCTCGTCCCCGTGACGGCGATCGTCGTCGGCGTGGTGGCCCTCGCGGTGTTCGTCCTCCGGCAGAACCGCCTGCAGCGCACCGACAGCGCACTGCTCGACCTGCGCACCTTCCGGACGCCCGGCTTCACGATCCCGATCGTCGCGATGGCGCTGAGCTTCATGGCGATGTTCGGGACGCTCATCCTGCTGCCGATCTACCTCGAGCGCGTGCTCGGCCTCGACGTGCTGCACGTCGGCCTGCTGCTCCTGCCCGGCGGGCTCCTCATGGGCCTGCTCTCCCCCGTGGTCGGCCGGATCTACGACCGCCGCGGCCCGCGCGTCCTGCTCGTCCCCGGCTCGATCATCATCAGCGCGGTGCTCTGGGCGCTGTCGACCGTGACCGCGGACACCAGCGTGTGGTTCGTCCTCGGCGCCCACGTCGTCCTGAGCCTCGGCCTGGCGCTCACCTTCACGCCGCTGTTCACGGCGGCGCTCGGGGGTCTGCCGCCGCGGCTGTACTCGCACGGCAGCGCCGTCCTCGGCACCGCCCAGCAGCTCGCCGGAGCCGCCGGCACCGCACTGTTCGTGACGTTGCTCACGATCGGTGCGGCCTCGGCCGGCGCGGGCGCCACGGACGGGGCCGTCGCCAGCGCGACCGCCTCCGGTGTGGCGACGGCCTTCATGGTCGGCGGGATCATCTCGCTGGTCGGCATCGTCACCTCGTCGCTCGTCCGGAAGCCCGAGACCCCCGAGGGGGCGCCGGCACCCGCGATGCACTGACGTCGTGGCGGGGCGCATGGCATCGTTGGCGGCATGCGGTCGACGGCGCGCGAGCGGAACTGGTCCGGCACGGTCACGTACTCGGCCGAGCGGGTGGTGCGACCGCGGTCGATCGACGAGGCCGCGGAGCTCGTCGCCGGGTCCGGCCGCGTCCACGGGCTCGGCACGCGCCACTCGTTCAACGACGTCGCCGACGCCCCGGGGATCCTGCTCGACCTGACCGGCATCCCGACCGACCTCGTCGTCGACCCGGAGGCCGGCACCGCGTCGATGGGTGCGGGCACGCGGTACGGTGCCGTCGCTCCGGCGCTCGACCGGGCCGGCTTCGCGCTGCACAACACCGGCTCGCTGCCGCACATCTCGCTCGGCGGGGCGATCGCCACCGGCACGCACGGCTCCGGCACGGCCCTCGGTTCGCTCAGCACCGCCGTCCGCTCCCTCGAGCTGATCGGTCCCGACGGGTCGACCAGGACACTCCGTCGCGGCGACCCGGACTTCGACGGATCGGTCCTGCACCTCGGGCTGTTCGGCATCGTCACCCGGGTCGAGGTCGACGTCCAACCGACCTACCGGATGCGCCAGGACCGCTTCGGCCCGGTGCCGTGGGACGTGTTCACGGCGAACGTCGCCGCGGTGCACGCGGCCGCGTACTCGGTGTGCGCGTTCACGCTGTTCGGCGACGAGGTCGGCGAGGTCCTGCTGAAGTCCCGCGTGCCGGCCGGCGCCGAGGACGTCGCGGTCCCCGAGGACCTCTTCGGTGGGCCCCGACTGCCCGGCCTGGCCGCGGACGGACACCACACCGCGCGCGACGGATCGGTCGGCCCGTGGTGGGACCGCCTGCCGCACTTCCCGATCGACACCGTGCCGTCCCACGGCTCCGAGGTGCAGAGCGAGCACTTCGTCCCGCTCCGGCACGCCGCGGCGGCGCTCGACGCGTTGCGTGGACTCGCCGACCGGATCCAGCCGCACCTGCACGTGTGCGAGCTCCGGACGATGGCCGCCGACCCGCTCTGGCTCAGCCCGACCCAGGGCGAGGACGTGCTCTGCATCGCGTTCACGTGGCAGAAGCACCCGGAGGCCGTGGCCGCGCTGCTGCCGGACCTGGAGGCGCGGCTCGCGCCGTTCGGCGGGCGTCCGCACTGGGGCAAGACGAGCTCGCTCGACGCCGACGCGGTCGAGGCGCTCTGGCCGCGGCTGCCCGAGGTCCGACGACTGGTCGCCGCTGCGGACCCCGACCGGGTGTTCGCGTCCTCGTTCGGGGCGCGGGTGCTCCGGACCTGAGGTCGGACCGGACCGGCGAGACGGGGCCGACCCGCGCCTCCCGGCCGTGACGGTGCCCGGCCGGACCCGCGCGGCGGGACCGAGCCGGTGCTCGGTGCCGACTCGCCTCAGGCCAGCGGGGTCACGGTCTTCGTGGCGCCGTCCCAGTGCCGGACCCCGCCGACCTGCAGGACCTCGGGCAGCGGTGCCGTCCGGAGCGCCGCGAGCGCCGTCGGGAGGTCAGCGTCGCGCACCCGCCGGGCGAACGACACGTGCGGCGACCACGCCTCCGGGTGGGACGTGTCCACGCTCCCCGGTGCGGCACGGTGCACGGCCTGGTGGAAGGCCGCGAGCTCCGGGTCGACCACGACCGCGCGCACGAGCACCGATCGACCGGGACCGGCCGGGAACAGGAGCACGCCGCCCAACCGCAGCGAAGTCGGGACCGGCCGGGCGAACCCGTCCGGGACCGGCACGTCATCGCCCGCCACGAGCGTCACGTGCGGGTCGTTCGACCCGGAGCGGCCCAGGCTCGGCAGGTCGGCCGCGGTCAGGGCGTCCCACGCCGCGCGGACCGCCGCGTCGGAGTCGGGGTCGAGGATGAGTTCGATGCTGCGCACGTGACGAGTCAACCCGGTCGCCGCACTGCACGGGCTCTCCGGCGCCGACCTGTGGAGAACTCGTCGGGATGTAACACGGCGGAACGCAACGGGCGTGCGTCGTCGGTGCCCGTCACACTCGAACGCACACCGCGGGACCACCGCGACCCCCACAGCACGGCCCACGAGGAGCACCTGATGTCCGCAGCACCCGTCCTGCCCGCGAAGCCGAAGGGCAAGCGTCCGATCGGCTGGATCATCGCCGCGGTGGTGGTCGTCGTCGCGATCGTCGTCGCCGTCGTCGTCGGTGCCGTGCGTGCCGGCGGGTCCGAGGGTGCTGCGTCCGGTGGCGCGCAGAAGACCGTGAAGATCGGCGTCTCCGACAAGTCGCTCGGGTACT
This genomic window contains:
- a CDS encoding cysteine desulfurase family protein, translated to MFYLDRAATTPVRREVLEAMWPYLTGVFGNPSSTHGVGDAAARALADARATVAAVLGCRPGEVVFTTGGTEGANTAVKGIALAAPRGRHVVTSAIEHEAVLESCRYLERHHGFTLTVVPVDRDGVVHPDALAAVLRPDTTLVSIAHADNEVGTVQDVPALAAVARTVGARFHTDAVQSAPWLPIGLDRLGVDALSLSGHKLGAPKGTGVLALRGGVPIEPLLHGGGQERGRRSGTEDVAGAVAVATALALAAGERAAAAARATTTRDAVVAGVLAGVPGAVLTGSPTHRLPGHASFCFPAVPGVAPAVTGETVLLELEQRDVVSSSGSACAAGSTDASHVLTALGLREDVARTALRLTFDAGLRDEDVPVVVRSVAEAVGAVRALA
- the nadC gene encoding carboxylating nicotinate-nucleotide diphosphorylase, coding for MTSTTERTAAAPAVVDPGTIPPHVLRRVIDTALEEDAPWGDVTSETLIPADATATATLAAREPGVFAGGLVFAAVVRAVDPTVETVLHVPDGAPFAAGDVLATVSGSARAVLRAERVGLNLAQRMSGIATATAAYVQAVAGTRARVTDTRKTTPGLRALERYAVRCGGGHNHRSSLSDAVLAKDNHLAVLTAQGTSIGDAVAGARRRLGHTVHVEVEVDRLDQVEPVVAAGVDTIMLDNFTPEQLVEGVRIVAGRALVEASGGVSLTTVAAIAATGVDVVSVGALTHSARALDLGLDVVVTAGPGDATPAGA
- a CDS encoding L-aspartate oxidase; the encoded protein is MHVVIVGSGIAGTTAAIRASARHDVTLVTKGALTDGATAYAQGGVAVALGADDRVGLHEEDTHTAAAGSADDRAVAVLCADGPARVRDLLALGVPFDRTTDPASLDRHGDDLARGREAAHGRWRVLHADGDATGAAIERTLVAALHRRHVTILERTCLTDLVVRDGAVVGVDVLDLFGEPRRIDADAVVLASGGAGHLFQETTNPLVATGDGVAAAWRAGAVVADLEFVQFHPTRLAVPDGGLVSEAVRGEGAVLRDAAGRRFMTAVHPAAELAPRDVVARGIAAAVREQGGQPVLLDATGLDPDHLVRRFPGLTRATRAAGFDWTREGVPVAPAAHYAMGGVATDAEGRTSLPGLLAVGEVACTGVHGANRLASNSLLEGLVFAVRAADAVDAPRPARLRLRGDADLPVTQVPDADVQGVRAGSGGDGPDDASRTAGVHRASRPVRREPSAGRDTASRSGGTSRVVDAGPDPATRPGGAPSAVDAASVRRALQTEMTDRVGLLRDADGLAAARSALAALAVPAPTGVREHEDRALLDLARLTALAAEARTESRGAHARTDHPRTDPTAPASTAWVRVSAAVPQGVPA
- the nadA gene encoding quinolinate synthase NadA, yielding MSIATTIDLISNGKAAGSTCTPDLALPTWDFDTRPGYGPGSSMSDVIPTTAPRQGQLPDEYKTASDDELHERIERAKATLGDRVVVLGHFYQRDEVVRHADFLGDSFQLANAALTKPDAEAIVFCGVHFMAETADILARDEQRVILPNLAAGCSMADMADIDSVEAAWAELEALYGTEPDADGRVPVVPVTYMNSAADLKAFCGRHGGIVCTSSNAATVLEWAFERGQRVLFFPDQHLGRNTAKAMGISTDLMPMWNPRLAGGGNDAQTLLDARVVLWHGFCSVHRRFTVDQIEQARREDPDVTVIVHPECPMAVVDAADVAGSTDLIRRTVAAATEPSSFAIGTEINMVNRLAAEYPQHRITCLDPVVCPCSTMYRIHPGYLAWVLEALVRGEVLNEVAVPAAVQADARVALERMLAAKPRG
- a CDS encoding NUDIX domain-containing protein, with translation MTSASDPLIRVAVSTVIVALRPHPDTGAPALWMPLVRRVAEPHEGSWALPGGWVRPDEGLEDSAAARLRETTNVQPRYLEQLYAFGDVDRSPSRVVSIVYWALVHPDEASSVPDDWNVRWFLADEHPPLAFDHDRIVAYALWRLRNKMSYSRIAQAFLGDRFTLAELRGVYEAVLGRRLDPANFRRQVAQSDAVLPTDETTSGDRHRPARLYRSNPDLAYADNGPLTDARAAAHAAVHRDPAAQPAPTAAAAAHSTPTR
- a CDS encoding acylphosphatase gives rise to the protein MTTVTRMHAVVSGTVQGVGFRYWTARKADGLELAGYARNLFDGTVEVEAEGPSAAVDALMAFLHSGPPSATVTDVSLRTVVPHGDAEGFAILH
- a CDS encoding MDR family MFS transporter, whose protein sequence is MTQAVDSAPRTGSVSQPSPGETRLVIGLLLVSAFVVILNETIMGVALPRLMDDLDISAATGQWLTTGFLLTMAVVIPVTGFLLQRFATRPVFIAAMTLFSVGTLVALTATGFPMLLVGRIVQASGTAIMMPLLMTTVLSLIEPAHRGRVMGNISIVISVAPAIGPTISGLILNAFDWRWLFGFVLPIAVAALVLGAVKVRNVSTPREAPLDVLSVVLSAVAFGGLVFGLSSFGESGSTGPLVPVTAIVVGVVALAVFVLRQNRLQRTDSALLDLRTFRTPGFTIPIVAMALSFMAMFGTLILLPIYLERVLGLDVLHVGLLLLPGGLLMGLLSPVVGRIYDRRGPRVLLVPGSIIISAVLWALSTVTADTSVWFVLGAHVVLSLGLALTFTPLFTAALGGLPPRLYSHGSAVLGTAQQLAGAAGTALFVTLLTIGAASAGAGATDGAVASATASGVATAFMVGGIISLVGIVTSSLVRKPETPEGAPAPAMH
- a CDS encoding FAD-binding protein, giving the protein MRSTARERNWSGTVTYSAERVVRPRSIDEAAELVAGSGRVHGLGTRHSFNDVADAPGILLDLTGIPTDLVVDPEAGTASMGAGTRYGAVAPALDRAGFALHNTGSLPHISLGGAIATGTHGSGTALGSLSTAVRSLELIGPDGSTRTLRRGDPDFDGSVLHLGLFGIVTRVEVDVQPTYRMRQDRFGPVPWDVFTANVAAVHAAAYSVCAFTLFGDEVGEVLLKSRVPAGAEDVAVPEDLFGGPRLPGLAADGHHTARDGSVGPWWDRLPHFPIDTVPSHGSEVQSEHFVPLRHAAAALDALRGLADRIQPHLHVCELRTMAADPLWLSPTQGEDVLCIAFTWQKHPEAVAALLPDLEARLAPFGGRPHWGKTSSLDADAVEALWPRLPEVRRLVAAADPDRVFASSFGARVLRT
- a CDS encoding 2'-5' RNA ligase family protein → MRSIELILDPDSDAAVRAAWDALTAADLPSLGRSGSNDPHVTLVAGDDVPVPDGFARPVPTSLRLGGVLLFPAGPGRSVLVRAVVVDPELAAFHQAVHRAAPGSVDTSHPEAWSPHVSFARRVRDADLPTALAALRTAPLPEVLQVGGVRHWDGATKTVTPLA